taaaaattacatcaGAAGTGGGAGTAGGCGAAATAGAATGGTGGGGTTCCGTTCTCCACGACGGATATCAGGCGAAGCGAGAGATTAGCTTTAATCAGCCCTCGTTTGATCtctaatcatatttttttataaatcaatctatattctaaaatattgCTTGACTTCCTGTTTCAGTTTTCAGGTCAACTTGTGTAGAAATACACAcagttttattataaaacataaaatgagaccactttaataaaaaagaaaataaatcttGACCATAATAAAAGTAATGGTTACATACATTACCATTTTCTCACCAAACACTACCGTCAAACACATGCGACGAATCCATTATTCAAAGTAAACCTGACCCGAAAATAAATTTCCGGTTAGATTGCTCGTATGTGATGAATTGACGAATCCACCCTCACCTACCGCAAAGACAAAAAAGCTTCACCAAACACAACTACCGGGTTATAAAACCCCTAACTTCTACTTCAAACACTTCTCAGGTTTCGTGTTGTTCACAAACTTGTCGGAATCTCAacaccaaataaaaaaacattttctttattaaaataaaaaaaatcgaggAAAGATGGCGCTCATGAATGGAAGCATGAACCTATCATCAATCAAAACGTCGATATACCACCACCGTCAAGCAAGCTTCTCCTCCACCGTACCAAGAACCACATCCCTCCGTATCTCCGCCGTGCAAACCGACCCAAAACCACCAACTTCATCTACGGTGACGAAGTCCGTCGAAGTTAACGTGAGCAAATCCAAATGGACACCGGAGAGCTGGAAGAAGCAGAAAGCTCTTCAGCAGCCGGAGTATCCTGACTTAGCTGAGCTAGAAGCCGTGCTCGACAAGATCGAATCTTTCCCTCCGATCGTTTTCGCCGGCGAAGCTAGACTTCTCGAAGAGCGGTTAGGTCAAGCAGCGATGGGTGAAGCGTTTTTGCTACAAGGAGGAGACTGTGCAGAGAGCTTCAAAGAGTTCAACGCTAACAACATTCGTGACACCTTTAGGATTCTTCTCCAGATGGGTGCTGTTTTGATGTTCGGCGGCCAAGTCCCCGTCGTTAAGGTTGGAAGAATGGCGGGTCAGTTTGCGAAGCCAAGATCGGATTCGTTTGAGGAGAGGAACGGAGTGAAGCTGCCGAGTTATAGAGGAGATAACATCAATGGAGATGCGTTTGATTCCAAGTCTAGAATTCCTGATCCACAGAGGATGGTCAGAGCTTATTGTCAATCCGCAGCTACTTTGAATCTTTTGAGAGCTTTTGCTACTGGTGGTTATGCTTCTATGCAGAGAGTTACTCAGTGGAATCTTGATTTCACAGAAAGTAGTGAGCAAGGAGACAGGTAAACAAAAACAACAGTaaataatactattttaatttttcttttcgtaattattttgtttttaaaagttgAGCCATCAGAGCAACATTATCGGGCAAATTTGAGGTTTCTCAAGGGGGGAGGGGGGACCCACAAAAAACACCCAAAACCGAAGGGAGAAGTAGCTAAATTAAGAGGCATTTTGATTTTGTGTTTGTACGGTTTGCGTGGCGATCCGCAGTtggttcatttttaattttttttttaatcagaaaaaaaaaaaattaaattttaagaacCCAAAAACATTTTTACCGAAAATGTTACTCTTAGTTgagaaatactattttaattatttttttactttataattatttattttaaattcaacGAAGAGATTCatttagagcatgtttattacAGACTTTTAAGTATGGCTCTTAATGTAAATTGcaattaaattaaatgaaaaataggGATTTACTTAAGAGGCGAGTCTTAATTAAGAGTTGGAAGATCGACTCTTGTGAGACGCGTGTTGTGTTAGGATAtgtgtttaataaattttagcttcaataaaacaatgtttaatattttttttaagaacctttaACTTAAGAAACTACCGTTGGACTAAAACaaagtcttttttttaacataaactcttaacttatttttaatactaaaaAATTGCCTAAGAACCCACTTAGGAGTTATTGCAATAAAAGAGCATGCTGATGTGAGTTCCCTAAGGTATTGAATGTATTTGTATGTGTGTATTGGTTTGGCAGGTACCGTGAACTAGCTCACCGTGTTGATGAAGCGCTTGGTTTCATGCACGCGGCTGGACTCACGCTTGATCATCCCATCATGCAAACAACCGAGTTCTGGACTTCTCATGAGTGCTTGCTCTTGCCTTATGAACAATCTCTAACAAGGCTGGACTCAACTTCTGGTCTCTACTATGATTGTTCTGCTCATATGATTTGGGTCGGTGAGCGAACCAGACAGCTTGATGGAGCTCACGTCGAGTTTTTAAGAGGTGTTGCTAATCCTCTTGGAATCAAGGTTTgtcctccccccccccccccccccccccccccccaactcGTTTCTAATTATATTATCAGGTCTTAGTAGTTGCGATAGTGAAACTGATTGGAATCTTTGTTATAGGTGAGTGATAAGATGGATCCCAATGAGCTAGTAAAGCTGATTGAGATCTTGAATGCTGATAATAAACATGGTAGGATCACAATTATCACAAGAATGGGAGCAGAGAATATGAGAGTGAAGCTTCCTCATTTGATCAGAGCTGTGCGACGTGCTGGACAGATTGTAACTTGGGTCAGTGATCCAATGCATGGAAACACCATTAAGGCTCCTTGTGGCCTCAAGACCCGTCCGTTTGACTCCATAATGGTAAGTTTTACATAAAACTTTCTCTATTGGTTAGAAAAAGTATTAGTATATGTTTGTTGTAGTAGGTGAGATAGCGAAAGGAGACATTAATCAACTTCAGTTGGGCTAAAGTTGACGACAACTGCTTTTTTCTATAGTTTGGTGGTCTTTAAAAAATAGTGAAAACATTATCAAAAGCACGTGTCCTGAATCTATCTGCTACGTCTACTTTTAGTAGACTTTGAAGTTTTCTTTGTAGAACTAtatgaatttttgaaaagttattacaaaataaatataatatttttttctgttaattgaaaatatataggCTGAAGTGAAAGCATTCTTCGACGTGCATGAGCAAGAAGGGAGCCACCCGGGAGGTGTTCACTTAGAAATGACTGGTCAGAATGTGACCGAGTGCATCGGTGGTTCACGCACAGTCACGTTCGATGACTTGAGCTCGCGATACCACACCCACTGCGACCCGCGCCTCAATGCTTCACAGTCTCTTGAGCTCTCCTTCATCATCGCTGAACGCCTTAGAAAGAGACGCATCAAGTCCCAACAGGCTTTTTCCGTCTAATTTAAACAAACATGTGTTGTAATATATACGTGTGTGTGAACTCAATACGGTCGCGTTTATCTTGGATTCGAATCTTGGGTCAATAGTACGcgtaaggttttttttttttttttaaatgactatcATTTTCATTTTGGATTAAATAAAAAGTTGACGTTTTTCTTTATGTTCTGAACAGTTTTGTGTACGTTGAACAAAAACTTAGGTTTTGACTCAAGTCTCTAACTAATTAAACTGAAAAGGGCTGAGACATTTGTTACATTTCTAAATGACTGAACTATCCTAACTCTAGTTCATAAATTTAGAAGTTTGGTGTCTCTTTTTAGACATTTGTTACCTGTAAAGCATTCATCAATCATTATGTATATGCAACTACAGAGTACTAAAGAAAGAGTGAATAGTAAAACTTGACAACGTCGAGGAAGTAGTCCATCGTTTGGATTCCCTGATATGCTCACAACACACATGTTCCGTCTGTGCTCTCCTATTAAAATTAGAGTTTCGGTTGTTTAGTGCTTATTACGGCAAGaacttcaaattttttattacaaaaaaacttcagttatttttttttccagaataTCAAAATTATTAGTGGGACAATTTCTTAGTGGAGTACATCATGAGTTTAGtattaatattgttttattgtgtaactaaaattagaagaaaaaaatcccATTTTACATTCTCTCACTTGCTTtattaatcccctatatattattcgagaagcattacaacttctttttatagccacatgtcatcactagaatgatttctataatcattagagaaatatgttggtccatctaattatataataaattttttattaaactaacaataaattcatcattaatgtattttattatttccttaaataaaatttacggaattacctaatgtggctaaaatatatatgacaattaatgattttgaataataaagatttgataaaaaatagtgtatcttctatcatatttgtttaattttaagctattaaataaattaaacaaccacaataactatataataaaaatttagatttttatgtatatgttatattttgaatttttacaaacggctataaattactaaaactgttaaaagtctcacattcaaattttatgatacatggtttaaaatttttgttatgacaaaatacaaatgattagaaaaattatataagtaaaaagtataatttaattaattaataagattaatatatatatcattttaaattaaactataaaccatataaaatacaatattttagtttcaaaatttactttgaacaatttttttgataaaagttttgaacgattattgacaacttattttttttaaattataaattactaaaactattaatcccacaatgaaaattttgttatcagtaatttaaatttttttctataaaagatacaaatgatcaaaaaactatatgagtagaaatcatcatttaatagacattaaaattaaaaatatactaaaatatattatctatgttagtatcatttaaatttaataacatatcctatcaaataaaaaaaaattggattaatacaattgatttatatattcgcaccaatttaattatatttttaatagttactgacttttaattatttaatatatatttattattttataatatgtaaaaatatttaatacattaaataatttatatatatataatgttgatcttGCGCAAGGCGtagatcttaacctagtttttattattataaatgtgaGAGATTTCACGAGGCAACCTTCTAACGTGGGTGTTCTTAGGTTCTGAATGTTATAATCCGCACTGCATCGTAtcgcagttaacagtaacaaaaatatttatatatactatatatctatatgtttttattactGCTAGAACCACACCGCAGTTGTACCGTTTGTTCCGCACCGCTCAATCGTCAGTTAACATTGGGAGTCTTAGAACATCTTTAGTTCCAAATCTCTTacctaaatattaatttattaatatttgtaaaagCAATCTCTTAcctaaaattaatgtttttttaaatgtacCAGTATCAGTATCGACAAAAAAAATGTACCAGTAAAAACTGACACTTGTAGAAAAGTATAGCAGAGTGAGCTCGGAAGTTTCTTTATAAGGCCAGGATTATCCCGGGTTATAGAGGGGTTTTTAGGTGGGGGGGCCCacaaaaatgggtaaaatcgaTTGTAGGGAAGCCAAAATAAAGACCGACTTTTGGTGAGTTTTTCAACTGTTTGcgggccccactgacacgtggcagcCCGCAATTGGTtggtatttaaattttttttttttttttttactcagacaaaaaacaaaaaaaaaattaaaaaaaaaaaaatgaaaaaccccACGTGAGGTTTCAGCGTTAATCGTGCTCTAAGTTgcccaaaaaaaatttctctataaatactcATTACCTTCTCTTTCTaacttttacctttttattaatattttttgagctACGTATCTCCAAAATCAACCAATGCTCGCCTTTATTTTCCTGGAGATCATCAGACAAATCAAGATTTCATTTTATCGTATTTACTTCTACAACACCCTTATTCCTAGTGATTGTTAACCGTTATTaccaatcaaaaacctttgGTGTATTCACATTTTCTTTGCTATCTATCTCATCTGTTAATACAATGATTTGAGTAGTTTATCTAATGCAATTTTTATAGtttagaaaaaagaaagaagaaaaataaattatgcaCAGAAACTACAGTGGTTGTGTTGGATGTAAATTGCATCTGCTTAAATCTACTCAAATCATTTTATCAACACAACAGTTGCTTGCTGCTGTTGCAGCGACTCACTCACCAACACGGCTTAACTACGGGGTATCCGTTAATGGGCAATGGGACAAATGATAATGTACTATTAGTTCATGAATGAAATGCCGTGTAAAACATCGTCATAAACGTAGGCTCTAAAATTTTgcatcaacaacaaaaaagctATACTATACATAAAATGGGTCCTTTAAAACTTAAGTCACTAGGAACCCATATTGTGAAACTTAATTTTTATAGCTTTTGAAAAAGTCAGAGCTAAAGTATAATAAGGATTGAAAAGTTTGGAATTAGTTTCGCTGATATACTACGATAATACACAGCATAACatgtaagttaaaaaaaaactatggtgTCAACGTCTCAGAGATGTAAAGGCACCagattagttttaaaatggAAACGTGCTAGAAAGAACGTTCatatatcgatcgatattcatatagaattatcgatcgacactttttCAAGATCAACCAGCGACAACTGATATCTTAGATCTAAACATTAGATAATCTAAAAAAACGGAAGTTGATagattatactttttttttgtcacgaacTTAATAGATTATACTTAAGTTTGAGTtcgaaaacatataatttataatttctaaTTAACTAAACTAAATTTGCATACTTGTCACACCTGAGAATTATCCCAAATCTAGCTCTTTCCCAAACAGTTTACAAACTAAAAACCTTTCAATCGAACAATTATCTTGTTTAACCAATTTACTGCTTTAATCATAATCATCTAGCTTTACTTCAAGACTATacaaatctattgtgtaatcttAGAATCTCTATGGATTCAATCCCTAAGTATTACAActaaacctcttatttgagagagtacaaatcattctttagggtaatttgaatgatatcaaatttgacgCCGTTGCCGAgaactctttcttattaccattagattaagtttaaaatatatagtctagattttgttactttgtttgcttaattttttcttcttttcttgctGACACAGGTACTTTAGAAGAAAAGCATGTATTTCAGACatacatcgatcgacgacacgACGGACGTGTCGAGCAACGAGTCGATagaagaatcgatcgacacctcGCTActggaatcgatcgacaccactgGGCCGGAAGCAGGTAAGTGTTTACTTACCAATCTGCGTGATAAGGAAGTAGTCTTAGGAGAACCGAAAGGTTAACCATGCAACGCAATTAACCAAAGCATTTATAAGCAGGGAGCTGCAATCCctgataaaattaatttaaaaataattaataaaaattgagaAAATTGCTTTTGCAAGACTGGAAGGACCTATTCCAATAGATCCGTTATTCGACTACCAGAAAATAATTTAGGAGGATCTAAGTTTAATCTTGAATTCCTAATTCTGGTACGTCAAAATCCCTTTCTGGAAATTTTATACTAGGGGAGATTTATCCATATTtctgaatatggaagagtttaacctacctAAACACACAAGGGATAAAACAGTACTTCAGCACCCTGTAGAACCATGGCTCGAGCTGCCTCGGGAAACCATTGATCCCAACATACTTCAGTTATGACGCCACCACTTTAAAATTACATCAATATTGTAGCAATCACATACTAGCATTGTTTTAAGTTGTGTTTTTGTCTCTAATCCAAAAGGATATATGTAGGCAGTAGCGGACCCAAAGATTTATTTTATGGGTCAGAtatatgtaattaaaaaaaaattatggtatCAATGGAGGGTTTTTGAA
The window above is part of the Brassica napus cultivar Da-Ae chromosome C8, Da-Ae, whole genome shotgun sequence genome. Proteins encoded here:
- the LOC106425980 gene encoding phospho-2-dehydro-3-deoxyheptonate aldolase 1, chloroplastic-like — encoded protein: MALMNGSMNLSSIKTSIYHHRQASFSSTVPRTTSLRISAVQTDPKPPTSSTVTKSVEVNVSKSKWTPESWKKQKALQQPEYPDLAELEAVLDKIESFPPIVFAGEARLLEERLGQAAMGEAFLLQGGDCAESFKEFNANNIRDTFRILLQMGAVLMFGGQVPVVKVGRMAGQFAKPRSDSFEERNGVKLPSYRGDNINGDAFDSKSRIPDPQRMVRAYCQSAATLNLLRAFATGGYASMQRVTQWNLDFTESSEQGDRYRELAHRVDEALGFMHAAGLTLDHPIMQTTEFWTSHECLLLPYEQSLTRLDSTSGLYYDCSAHMIWVGERTRQLDGAHVEFLRGVANPLGIKVSDKMDPNELVKLIEILNADNKHGRITIITRMGAENMRVKLPHLIRAVRRAGQIVTWVSDPMHGNTIKAPCGLKTRPFDSIMAEVKAFFDVHEQEGSHPGGVHLEMTGQNVTECIGGSRTVTFDDLSSRYHTHCDPRLNASQSLELSFIIAERLRKRRIKSQQAFSV